In one window of Ruminococcus hominis DNA:
- the polA gene encoding DNA polymerase I — MREKIVLIDGHSILNRAFYGVPDLTNAEGLHTNAIYGFLNILFKILDEEQPEYLTVTFDVHAPTFRHEMYPEYKGTRKPMAEELRQQVPVIKEVLQAMNIATIEKAGLEADDLLGTISHSCEEKGMDVAIISGDRDTLQLATEHVKIRIPKTKQGRTEIEDYFASDVKEKYGVTPTEFIDVKALMGDTADNIPGVPGIGEKTATKIIVEYGNIENAHEHVSELKPPRASKNLDEFWDQAVLSKTLATIDIHADVPFDLEAARHGNMYTKEAHDYFQRLQFKNLLGRFDVEADSNDVEEYFKEITEKAEIEQVFAEAMKAKLVGVGISEDAGNVLPLFAHESGYGRISLAYDREKIYTIPADMEVTMDYLFGKLTELAKKVDTFVLCNLKKYLSLISVEKEEHCFDPILAAYLLNPLKNDYDFEDIAREQLNLIIDEKADEKTKSCYEAYTAFASVEILKKKLDETKMKKLFDEIEMPLLFTLYDMEHAGVKIEADALKTYGEQLGSKIVELEKNIYDKAGEVFNINSPKQLGVILFEKMGLPNGKKTKTGYSTAADVLDKLAPDYPIVSEILEYRQLTKLKSTYADGLAGFIQTDGRIHGTFNQTITATGRISSTEPNLQNIPIRTELGRLLRKVFVPEEGYVFVDADYSQIELRILAHCSGDEQLIQAYREARDIHRITASQVFHIPFDEVTDLQRRNAKAVNFGIVYGISSFGLSQDLSITRKEAAQYIENYFQTYPGIKTFLDESVENAKEHGYAVTLYGRRRPVPELKSSNFMQRSFGERVAMNAPIQGTAADIMKIAMIGVNRELKKRNMKSRLILQVHDELLIEAYQDEVEEVQTILKDQMEHAAELKVPLIVDMHNGNNWYEAK; from the coding sequence ATGCGTGAAAAAATTGTTTTGATAGACGGACACAGTATTTTGAACAGAGCATTTTACGGTGTTCCGGATTTGACAAATGCGGAAGGACTGCATACCAATGCGATATATGGATTTTTGAATATTTTGTTTAAAATATTAGATGAAGAACAGCCGGAATATCTTACTGTTACATTTGATGTACATGCGCCGACATTTCGCCATGAGATGTATCCGGAGTATAAGGGTACAAGAAAACCAATGGCAGAAGAACTAAGACAGCAGGTTCCTGTTATTAAAGAAGTACTGCAGGCAATGAATATTGCAACGATCGAGAAAGCAGGTTTAGAGGCAGATGACCTGCTTGGAACAATATCACATTCCTGCGAAGAAAAAGGGATGGATGTGGCGATTATCTCGGGGGATCGGGATACTTTGCAGCTGGCAACAGAACATGTCAAAATCAGGATTCCAAAGACGAAGCAGGGACGTACAGAGATAGAGGATTACTTTGCTTCGGATGTAAAGGAAAAATATGGCGTGACTCCAACTGAATTTATTGATGTAAAGGCATTGATGGGAGATACCGCGGATAATATTCCTGGCGTTCCGGGAATCGGAGAGAAGACTGCAACAAAGATTATTGTAGAATATGGGAATATTGAAAATGCACACGAACATGTGTCAGAGTTAAAACCGCCAAGAGCAAGCAAAAATCTGGATGAATTCTGGGATCAGGCAGTGCTGAGTAAAACACTTGCTACAATTGATATCCATGCAGATGTGCCATTTGATCTGGAGGCTGCCAGACATGGCAACATGTATACAAAGGAAGCACATGATTATTTCCAGAGATTACAGTTTAAAAATCTTCTCGGACGATTTGATGTAGAGGCAGATTCGAACGATGTAGAAGAATATTTTAAAGAAATCACAGAAAAAGCAGAGATTGAACAGGTATTTGCGGAAGCAATGAAAGCAAAGCTTGTGGGAGTCGGAATTTCAGAAGATGCGGGGAATGTTCTGCCATTATTTGCACACGAGTCCGGATACGGAAGAATTTCTCTGGCTTATGATAGAGAAAAAATTTATACAATTCCGGCAGACATGGAAGTGACAATGGATTATCTGTTTGGAAAGCTTACAGAACTTGCAAAGAAGGTAGACACATTTGTATTATGTAATCTGAAAAAATATTTATCATTGATTTCTGTGGAAAAAGAAGAACATTGTTTTGATCCGATTTTGGCAGCATATTTGTTGAATCCTTTGAAAAATGATTATGATTTTGAAGATATTGCCAGAGAACAGTTAAATTTGATAATTGATGAAAAAGCAGATGAAAAAACAAAATCTTGTTATGAAGCGTACACAGCATTTGCATCTGTAGAAATATTAAAGAAAAAGCTCGATGAGACAAAGATGAAAAAATTGTTTGATGAGATCGAGATGCCATTATTATTTACCTTGTATGATATGGAGCATGCAGGGGTGAAAATAGAGGCAGACGCTTTGAAAACTTATGGTGAGCAGCTCGGAAGTAAAATTGTGGAGCTTGAAAAGAATATTTATGACAAAGCAGGAGAGGTATTTAATATTAATTCACCGAAACAGTTGGGTGTGATTTTGTTTGAGAAAATGGGGCTGCCGAACGGAAAAAAAACAAAGACCGGATATTCAACAGCAGCAGATGTATTAGATAAACTGGCACCGGATTATCCAATTGTATCAGAGATCTTAGAATATCGTCAGCTAACAAAACTGAAATCTACTTATGCAGACGGACTTGCAGGTTTTATTCAGACAGACGGAAGAATACATGGAACCTTTAATCAGACGATCACGGCTACCGGACGTATTAGCAGTACAGAACCGAACTTGCAGAATATTCCAATCAGGACAGAACTTGGACGACTGCTTCGAAAGGTGTTTGTTCCGGAAGAAGGATATGTTTTTGTAGATGCGGATTATTCTCAGATTGAATTGCGTATATTGGCACACTGTTCAGGGGATGAACAGTTGATTCAGGCATACCGAGAGGCAAGAGATATTCACAGGATTACGGCATCTCAGGTATTCCATATTCCATTTGATGAAGTGACAGATCTGCAGAGAAGAAATGCAAAGGCTGTAAACTTTGGAATAGTATACGGAATCAGCTCATTTGGGTTAAGTCAGGATTTGAGCATTACAAGAAAAGAAGCAGCACAATATATAGAGAATTATTTTCAAACTTATCCGGGAATCAAAACATTTTTGGATGAATCTGTGGAAAATGCAAAAGAGCATGGATATGCAGTGACATTATATGGAAGAAGACGACCGGTACCGGAGTTGAAATCAAGCAATTTTATGCAGAGGAGTTTTGGAGAACGAGTAGCAATGAATGCACCAATCCAGGGAACTGCTGCCGATATTATGAAAATAGCAATGATTGGAGTGAACAGGGAATTAAAGAAACGTAATATGAAATCCAGATTGATCTTGCAGGTACACGATGAATTGTTGATTGAAGCTTACCAGGATGAAGTAGAAGAAGTGCAGACGATTTTAAAAGACCAGATGGAGCATGCGGCAGAATTAAAAGTGCCGTTGATCGTAGATATGCACAATGGTAATAACTGGTACGAAGCAAAATAA
- a CDS encoding HAD family hydrolase encodes MDGIIFDVDGTLWNSTDAVAKAWTKAIQENSDLDLIVDAPLLNRIFGKTMDEICDIVFPMLPLEERTHLGDLCFEYENQLLAEEPCPVFDGVKETFQKLSKKHKLFIVSNCACGYIEVMLSTSGLDKYVTDTLCFGQTNTSKGKTIRTLMERNNLKDVVYVGDTQGDADACKEADVPFIFAEYGFGDVPDAKTRIKDITDLTTLF; translated from the coding sequence ATGGATGGAATTATTTTTGATGTAGACGGAACGCTTTGGAACTCAACTGATGCTGTCGCAAAAGCGTGGACAAAAGCGATTCAGGAGAATTCAGATTTAGACTTGATTGTAGATGCTCCACTGTTAAACAGAATATTCGGAAAGACAATGGATGAAATCTGCGATATTGTTTTCCCTATGCTTCCCTTAGAGGAACGCACTCACCTTGGCGACTTATGTTTTGAATACGAAAACCAACTGCTTGCCGAAGAACCTTGCCCGGTATTTGACGGAGTTAAAGAAACATTTCAAAAACTCTCCAAAAAGCACAAACTTTTTATTGTCAGTAACTGTGCCTGTGGTTATATAGAAGTTATGCTTTCTACTTCCGGTCTGGATAAATATGTTACAGACACGCTTTGTTTTGGTCAGACAAACACATCCAAAGGCAAAACAATCCGTACCTTAATGGAACGTAACAATCTAAAAGATGTTGTTTATGTCGGTGACACACAAGGCGATGCCGATGCATGCAAAGAAGCTGATGTTCCCTTCATTTTTGCAGAATATGGATTTGGTGATGTTCCTGATGCAAAGACAAGAATTAAAGACATCACTGACCTGACAACACTTTTTTAA
- the trpA gene encoding tryptophan synthase subunit alpha, producing MSNLKQVFENGKAFIAFLTAGDPYADKTVDYILAMEEAGADLVEIGIPFSDPTAEGIVIQEASIRALHAGMTTDKAFGIVEKVREKSQIPLVFMTYLNPVFHYGYEKFFTRCEQLGISGIIIPDMPYEEKGELDEIARSHGVDVISMIAPTSRQRIQMIAKEARGFIYVVSSMGVTGVRTNIETDIDAIVASIREVTDVPAAVGFGISTPEQAVKMAAASDGAIVGSAIVKIIEKYGDKADEAVREYVKSMKDALKTLE from the coding sequence ATGAGTAATTTAAAACAAGTATTTGAAAATGGAAAAGCATTTATTGCATTTTTGACAGCGGGTGACCCTTATGCAGACAAAACGGTAGATTATATTCTTGCAATGGAAGAGGCAGGGGCGGATCTGGTGGAAATCGGTATTCCGTTTTCAGACCCAACAGCAGAAGGTATTGTGATTCAGGAGGCAAGTATCCGTGCATTGCATGCAGGAATGACAACAGATAAGGCCTTTGGAATTGTAGAGAAAGTAAGAGAAAAAAGTCAGATTCCATTAGTGTTTATGACGTATTTAAATCCAGTATTTCATTATGGATATGAGAAATTCTTTACACGTTGCGAGCAGCTTGGAATTAGCGGAATTATTATACCGGATATGCCATATGAGGAAAAAGGAGAGCTGGATGAGATTGCCAGGAGTCATGGAGTGGATGTGATTTCAATGATCGCGCCGACTTCAAGACAACGAATCCAGATGATTGCAAAAGAAGCAAGAGGATTTATTTATGTAGTATCATCCATGGGAGTGACCGGTGTACGTACAAATATTGAGACAGATATTGATGCCATTGTAGCATCCATACGTGAAGTGACAGATGTTCCGGCGGCGGTAGGTTTTGGAATCAGTACGCCAGAACAAGCAGTGAAAATGGCAGCGGCATCTGATGGTGCTATCGTTGGAAGTGCAATTGTGAAGATTATTGAAAAATATGGTGACAAGGCAGATGAAGCAGTCAGAGAATATGTGAAGAGTATGAAAGATGCATTGAAAACATTGGAATAG
- the trpB gene encoding tryptophan synthase subunit beta yields MSKGRFGQFGGQYITETLMNELINLEKQYEFYKNDPQFNAELNQLLKEYANRPSLLYYADKMTKDLGGAKIYLKREDLNHTGSHKINNVLGQVLMAKKMGKTRVIAETGAGQHGVATATAAALLGLECEVFMGKEDTDRQALNVYRMELLGAKVHAVTSGTQTLKDAVNETMREWSCRVNDTHYVLGSVMGPHPFPTIVRDFQSVISKEAREQILNAEGKLPSAVLACVGGGSNAMGMFYNFIDDKEVKLIGCEAAGHGIDTDKHAATITKGTLGVFHGMKSYFCQDEYGQIAPVYSISAGLDYPGIGPEHAYLHDSGRAQYVPVTDDEAVEAFEYLAKTEGIICAIESAHAVAHAMKIAPQMRKDENIIICLSGRGDKDVAAIARYRGVEIYE; encoded by the coding sequence ATGTCGAAAGGAAGATTTGGACAATTTGGCGGTCAGTACATTACTGAAACACTGATGAACGAATTGATTAATTTGGAAAAACAGTATGAATTTTATAAAAATGATCCGCAGTTTAATGCGGAGTTGAATCAGTTGTTAAAGGAGTATGCGAATCGTCCGTCGCTTTTATATTATGCAGATAAAATGACAAAGGATTTAGGCGGAGCAAAGATTTATTTAAAAAGAGAAGATTTAAATCATACAGGCTCTCACAAAATCAATAATGTTTTGGGTCAGGTATTAATGGCAAAAAAAATGGGAAAAACACGTGTGATTGCAGAAACCGGTGCCGGACAGCACGGCGTGGCAACAGCTACGGCAGCAGCCCTTCTTGGATTGGAATGTGAAGTGTTTATGGGAAAGGAAGATACTGACAGACAGGCGTTAAATGTATATCGTATGGAATTACTCGGAGCAAAAGTACATGCAGTTACGAGTGGAACACAGACTTTGAAAGATGCGGTAAATGAGACAATGCGAGAATGGTCTTGTCGTGTGAATGACACACATTATGTACTTGGTTCAGTAATGGGGCCGCATCCATTTCCAACTATCGTGCGTGATTTCCAGAGTGTAATCAGTAAGGAAGCAAGAGAACAGATACTTAACGCAGAAGGAAAACTTCCATCGGCAGTACTTGCATGTGTTGGCGGCGGAAGTAATGCGATGGGAATGTTCTATAATTTTATCGATGATAAAGAGGTAAAGCTTATCGGATGTGAGGCAGCAGGACATGGAATTGATACAGATAAACATGCGGCAACTATCACAAAAGGAACACTTGGTGTATTTCATGGGATGAAATCCTATTTCTGTCAGGATGAATATGGTCAGATCGCACCGGTTTACTCAATTTCAGCAGGTCTGGATTATCCGGGAATCGGACCGGAACATGCATACTTACATGACAGCGGACGTGCCCAATATGTTCCGGTTACCGATGATGAAGCAGTAGAAGCATTTGAATATCTGGCAAAAACAGAAGGGATTATCTGTGCGATCGAGAGTGCACATGCAGTGGCGCACGCAATGAAAATCGCACCACAGATGAGGAAAGATGAAAATATAATCATCTGTCTTTCAGGACGTGGAGACAAGGATGTAGCAGCAATCGCAAGATACAGAGGAGTGGAGATTTATGAGTAA
- a CDS encoding phosphoribosylanthranilate isomerase codes for MKIKLCGLKRIEDIEAVNEAKPDYIGFIFAKKSRRYVSPETAERLKQHLNPDIEAVGVFVNTDIDKVIEQAKKQVIDVIQLHGEEDVAYVKDLKKAVDVPIIKAISMTKPDARQQISMWEISDVDYLLLDSGNGGTGEQFNYKLLQEIGNLKKPYFLAGGLHPDNLENAVQQLQNNQPYALDLSSGIETNGIKDLDKIKKAVEAARRI; via the coding sequence ATGAAAATAAAATTATGTGGGCTCAAAAGAATAGAAGATATCGAGGCTGTCAATGAGGCAAAACCAGATTATATTGGATTTATTTTTGCTAAAAAGAGCCGCAGATATGTTTCGCCAGAAACGGCAGAACGACTGAAACAACATTTAAATCCCGATATAGAGGCAGTTGGAGTATTTGTAAATACGGATATAGACAAGGTGATCGAACAGGCAAAAAAGCAGGTAATCGATGTAATCCAGCTTCACGGAGAAGAAGATGTTGCATATGTGAAAGATCTGAAAAAAGCGGTTGATGTGCCAATCATAAAAGCAATTTCAATGACAAAACCGGATGCCAGGCAACAGATTAGTATGTGGGAAATATCAGATGTTGATTATTTACTATTAGACAGTGGAAATGGTGGAACAGGAGAGCAGTTTAATTATAAATTATTACAAGAAATTGGAAATTTGAAAAAGCCATATTTTCTTGCAGGAGGCTTACATCCAGATAACCTGGAAAATGCAGTTCAACAGCTGCAGAACAATCAACCTTACGCACTGGATTTGAGCAGTGGTATCGAGACAAATGGAATAAAAGATTTGGATAAGATAAAAAAAGCAGTGGAAGCTGCAAGAAGAATATAG
- the trpC gene encoding indole-3-glycerol phosphate synthase TrpC, whose translation MILDEIAAKTRERIEKRKQEIAPETIKAQAEKIAEKEKKQGGFTFPFEQALKKNGISFICEVKKASPSKGVIAEDFPYLAIAKEYEAAGASALSVLTEPYYFMGNDTYLKEIANQVQIPVLRKDFTVDEYMIYEAKVLGASAVLLICAILSDEELKRYAKIAQELGLSALVEAHTEEEVQRALNSKARIIGVNNRDLKTFTVDIHTSERLRRQVPQDIVYVSESGIKTPEDIRRLRENGTDAVLIGETFMRSEDKKTALRWLAGEVE comes from the coding sequence ATGATATTGGATGAAATTGCAGCAAAAACAAGGGAGAGAATTGAAAAAAGAAAACAGGAGATTGCACCGGAAACAATAAAAGCTCAGGCAGAGAAAATCGCAGAGAAGGAAAAAAAACAAGGGGGATTTACATTTCCCTTTGAACAGGCATTGAAAAAGAATGGAATTTCATTTATCTGCGAAGTGAAAAAAGCTTCTCCATCCAAAGGCGTGATCGCAGAAGATTTCCCATATCTGGCAATCGCAAAGGAGTATGAAGCGGCAGGAGCTTCGGCACTGTCTGTGTTGACAGAACCATACTATTTTATGGGAAATGATACATATCTGAAAGAAATCGCAAATCAGGTACAGATACCGGTTTTGAGAAAAGATTTTACAGTTGATGAGTATATGATATATGAAGCAAAAGTGCTGGGAGCTTCGGCGGTATTGCTCATTTGTGCAATCCTTTCAGATGAAGAGTTGAAACGATATGCTAAGATTGCACAAGAACTTGGCTTGTCGGCACTTGTTGAGGCACACACGGAAGAGGAAGTGCAGCGGGCACTGAACAGCAAAGCGAGAATTATCGGTGTGAACAACCGGGATTTGAAAACATTTACTGTAGATATCCATACAAGTGAGCGGCTTCGCAGACAAGTTCCGCAAGACATTGTGTATGTATCAGAGAGTGGAATTAAGACACCGGAAGATATCAGACGGCTTCGTGAAAATGGAACGGATGCGGTGTTAATCGGCGAGACATTTATGCGGAGTGAAGATAAGAAAACAGCACTTAGATGGCTGGCAGGTGAAGTTGAATGA
- the trpD gene encoding anthranilate phosphoribosyltransferase, translating to MIREAIMKLAKKENLTYDEAYTVMDEIMGGEASDVQKSAYLTALSMKGETIDEITASAAAMRAHCVKLLHNVDALEIVGTGGDGANSFNISTTSSIVVAAAGIPVAKHGNRAASSKCGAADVLEALGVKITIPPEKSAELLEKINICFLFAQNYHIAMKYVAPIRKELGIRTIFNILGPLANPAGANMQVMGVYEEALVEPLARVLENLGVKNALVVYGQDQLDEISSCAPTTVCEVKNGEFKTYVIKPEDFGFKSADKSELAGGTPEENAVITRNILNGEETGAKRRAVLMNAGAALYVAGKVQSIADGIKLAAELIDSKKALAKLEEFRKCSNEE from the coding sequence ATGATCCGAGAAGCAATTATGAAACTGGCAAAAAAAGAAAACCTGACTTATGACGAGGCATATACTGTAATGGATGAAATTATGGGAGGGGAAGCAAGTGATGTGCAAAAAAGTGCTTATCTGACGGCGCTTAGTATGAAAGGTGAAACGATTGATGAAATCACAGCATCTGCAGCAGCTATGCGAGCACATTGCGTCAAGTTACTTCACAATGTAGATGCATTGGAAATCGTTGGAACCGGTGGTGACGGAGCAAATTCATTTAACATTTCAACAACATCTTCAATCGTGGTAGCAGCAGCCGGGATTCCGGTTGCAAAACACGGAAATCGTGCAGCATCAAGTAAATGCGGAGCAGCAGATGTGCTGGAAGCTCTTGGTGTTAAGATAACAATTCCACCAGAGAAAAGTGCAGAGCTTCTGGAAAAAATTAATATTTGTTTTCTATTTGCACAAAATTACCACATTGCAATGAAATATGTTGCACCAATTAGGAAAGAATTGGGAATCCGAACTATTTTCAATATTTTAGGACCACTTGCAAATCCGGCAGGAGCGAATATGCAGGTGATGGGAGTATATGAAGAAGCATTGGTAGAACCTCTTGCAAGAGTGCTTGAAAATCTCGGAGTGAAAAATGCGTTGGTTGTATATGGACAAGATCAGTTGGATGAAATTTCAAGCTGTGCCCCGACAACAGTTTGTGAAGTGAAAAATGGAGAGTTCAAAACATATGTGATTAAACCGGAAGATTTTGGATTCAAAAGTGCAGATAAATCGGAGCTGGCAGGCGGAACCCCGGAAGAAAATGCAGTGATCACGAGAAACATTTTAAATGGGGAAGAGACAGGAGCAAAGAGGAGGGCAGTGTTGATGAATGCAGGGGCTGCACTTTATGTGGCAGGAAAGGTCCAGAGCATTGCAGATGGAATTAAGTTGGCGGCAGAATTGATTGACAGCAAAAAAGCACTTGCAAAACTAGAAGAGTTTAGAAAGTGTTCAAATGAGGAGTAG
- a CDS encoding anthranilate synthase component II translates to MILLIDNYDSFSYNLYQLIGSENPDIKVIRNDEKTIEEIREMSPDYIVLSPGPGKPKDAGCCIDVVKTFAGEIPILGVCLGHQAICEAFGATVSYAKELMHGKTSLTKIDTKSKIFQDIPQQIPVARYHSLAAKKETLPDELLITAQTRDGEVMAVEHKRYPVYGLQFHPESILTPDGKQMIHNFLKK, encoded by the coding sequence ATGATTTTACTAATTGATAATTACGACAGCTTTTCATATAATTTGTATCAGCTGATTGGTTCAGAAAATCCAGATATCAAGGTGATTCGAAATGACGAGAAAACAATCGAAGAAATCCGGGAAATGTCCCCAGACTATATTGTGTTATCTCCGGGACCGGGAAAGCCAAAAGATGCAGGATGCTGTATCGATGTTGTGAAAACATTTGCCGGAGAAATCCCAATTCTGGGGGTATGTCTTGGACATCAGGCAATTTGTGAAGCGTTCGGGGCAACCGTATCTTATGCAAAAGAATTGATGCATGGAAAAACTTCGCTTACAAAAATAGATACGAAAAGCAAAATATTTCAGGATATACCGCAACAGATTCCGGTTGCAAGATATCATTCTCTGGCGGCAAAAAAAGAAACATTGCCGGATGAACTTCTGATCACAGCACAGACCAGAGACGGTGAAGTGATGGCAGTGGAACATAAAAGATATCCTGTTTATGGGTTACAGTTTCATCCGGAATCTATACTGACACCGGATGGAAAACAGATGATACATAATTTTTTGAAGAAATAG
- the trpE gene encoding anthranilate synthase component I, which yields MNTYPDLQTIKQYAQTGKYRTIPVSIEMYSDMYTPIGVLRVLKKVSDHCYMFESAEDAKQWGRYSFLGFEPTMEISCRNGQIRIKNKTVTEAQANHPGKYIREVIEKHKAPQIEGLPTFTGGLIGYFSYDYIKYVEPTLNLDAQDDAHFRDMDLMLFDQVIAFDHLQQKIILIVNMPLTEEDGNVKSKEALDMAYEEAKQRLVKIKELIEAHDYAPHVPLKLKSEFTPRFSKEKYCEMVEKAKRYIYEGDIFQVVLANRLKAKIEGSILDVYRVLRTTNPSPYMFYFSSNDIEIAGASPETLAKLEGGTLHTFPLAGTRKRGNTYEEDQELEKELLADEKELAEHNMLVDLGRNDIGKISQIGTVEVEKYMQIERFSHVMHIGSTVKGQIREDKDFGDTIDAILPAGTLSGAPKIRACEIINELEDCKRGIYGGAVGYIDFTGNVDTCIAIRMAYAKENVVYVCSGAGIVADSIPENEYQECINKAKAVTKAIEQAGKGMEA from the coding sequence ATGAATACTTATCCAGATTTACAGACAATCAAACAATACGCACAAACCGGAAAATACAGAACAATTCCGGTCAGCATTGAGATGTACTCAGACATGTATACGCCAATAGGGGTTCTTAGGGTGTTGAAAAAAGTAAGTGACCATTGTTATATGTTTGAAAGCGCAGAGGATGCGAAGCAATGGGGCAGATATAGTTTTCTTGGGTTTGAACCAACGATGGAAATCAGTTGCAGAAATGGACAGATTCGAATAAAAAATAAAACGGTGACAGAAGCACAGGCAAATCATCCGGGGAAATACATTCGTGAAGTGATAGAAAAGCATAAAGCTCCACAAATCGAAGGATTACCTACATTTACAGGCGGCCTGATCGGATATTTTTCATATGACTATATCAAATATGTAGAGCCAACTTTGAATCTGGATGCACAGGATGACGCACATTTTCGTGATATGGATTTGATGTTATTTGACCAGGTCATTGCATTTGACCATTTGCAGCAGAAGATCATTTTAATCGTAAATATGCCACTGACAGAAGAGGACGGAAACGTAAAGTCAAAAGAAGCGTTAGATATGGCATATGAAGAGGCAAAACAACGACTTGTCAAAATAAAAGAACTGATTGAAGCCCATGATTATGCACCACATGTTCCACTTAAGCTAAAGAGTGAATTTACGCCTCGCTTTTCGAAAGAAAAATATTGCGAAATGGTGGAAAAAGCAAAGCGTTATATTTATGAGGGGGATATCTTTCAGGTAGTGCTTGCCAATCGTTTGAAGGCAAAAATAGAAGGAAGTATTTTGGATGTGTACCGGGTACTTCGAACGACAAATCCGTCACCATATATGTTTTATTTCTCAAGCAATGACATCGAGATTGCAGGAGCATCTCCGGAGACACTTGCTAAATTAGAGGGCGGCACGTTACATACATTCCCATTGGCAGGGACGAGAAAAAGAGGTAACACTTACGAAGAAGACCAGGAATTGGAGAAAGAACTTCTTGCAGATGAGAAAGAACTTGCAGAACACAACATGCTTGTAGATTTAGGGAGAAATGACATTGGAAAAATCAGTCAGATTGGAACGGTCGAAGTGGAGAAATATATGCAGATTGAACGGTTCTCGCATGTAATGCATATCGGTTCAACCGTGAAAGGACAGATTCGAGAAGACAAAGATTTCGGAGACACAATCGATGCCATCCTTCCGGCAGGAACGTTGTCCGGGGCTCCAAAGATTCGGGCATGCGAGATTATCAATGAATTAGAGGATTGCAAGCGAGGTATTTACGGAGGCGCAGTCGGATATATTGATTTTACAGGAAATGTAGATACGTGTATTGCAATCCGCATGGCATATGCAAAAGAAAATGTAGTTTATGTGTGTTCCGGTGCAGGAATTGTTGCTGACAGCATTCCGGAAAATGAATATCAGGAATGTATCAACAAAGCAAAAGCAGTGACAAAGGCAATCGAACAGGCAGGAAAGGGGATGGAAGCATGA